In a genomic window of Actinomycetota bacterium:
- the dusB gene encoding tRNA dihydrouridine synthase DusB: MGNLSVPVVLAPMAGITNRAFRRLCREAGAGLYVSEMVTSRALVERNAETIDMVTFDVDEVPRSVQLYGVDPKVMAAAVRIIIDEDRADHIDMNFGCPVPKVTRKGGGSALPWKRDLFRAIVRAAVTAADGRVPVTVKMRKGIDEDHLTYLEAGRAAAEEGATWVALHARTAEQMYSGVADWDAIARLKDHLAPIGTPVLGNGDIWTAQDALDMVARTGADGVVVGRGCLGRPWLFGQLAAAFTGAAVPADPDLTHVLLTLRRHAQLLCQDYGEYKGIRDIRKHMAWYLKGFSVRQQVRQGLGTVASIGELDALLAQINPDQPFNSEVGAGPRGRTSGGRRPTLPDGWLDSPELDAPARLMLQDAELSVSGG; the protein is encoded by the coding sequence ATGGGCAACCTCAGTGTGCCGGTTGTTCTCGCGCCAATGGCGGGCATCACCAATCGCGCTTTCCGTCGTCTTTGTCGTGAAGCCGGCGCTGGGCTGTACGTCTCTGAAATGGTGACTTCGCGGGCATTGGTCGAGCGCAATGCGGAGACGATTGACATGGTCACTTTCGATGTTGATGAGGTCCCGCGTTCAGTGCAGCTCTATGGCGTTGATCCAAAGGTGATGGCTGCGGCGGTGCGCATCATCATTGATGAGGATCGCGCCGATCACATCGACATGAACTTCGGCTGCCCGGTTCCCAAGGTCACGCGCAAGGGTGGCGGCAGTGCACTGCCGTGGAAGCGCGATCTCTTCCGAGCGATCGTCCGCGCTGCTGTCACTGCGGCGGACGGCCGCGTTCCGGTGACGGTGAAGATGCGCAAGGGCATCGATGAGGATCACCTGACCTATCTCGAGGCCGGTCGTGCGGCCGCCGAGGAAGGCGCCACGTGGGTTGCACTTCATGCGCGCACTGCTGAGCAGATGTATTCGGGTGTCGCCGATTGGGATGCGATTGCACGATTGAAAGATCATCTGGCGCCAATTGGCACGCCCGTCTTGGGCAATGGAGACATCTGGACCGCGCAGGATGCCCTCGACATGGTCGCTCGCACAGGTGCTGACGGAGTCGTCGTGGGCCGCGGATGTCTTGGCAGACCTTGGCTGTTTGGCCAGTTAGCAGCAGCATTCACGGGCGCGGCTGTTCCGGCCGATCCTGATCTGACTCATGTGCTGCTCACCTTGCGCCGACATGCGCAATTGCTGTGTCAGGACTATGGCGAATACAAAGGCATCCGTGATATCCGCAAGCACATGGCCTGGTACCTCAAGGGCTTCAGCGTCAGGCAGCAAGTCCGACAAGGCCTGGGCACAGTCGCGAGCATCGGCGAACTCGATGCCTTGCTCGCGCAGATCAATCCCGATCAACCGTTCAATAGTGAGGTCGGTGCCGGACCGCGCGGTCGCACCTCCGGCGGTCGTCGGCCCACGCTGCCCGATGGCTGGCTTGATTCGCCTGAGCTGGATGCTCCGGCGCGACTCATGCTTCAAGATGCCGAGTTGTCGGTGAGTGGCGGTTGA
- a CDS encoding dihydrofolate reductase family protein: MGKIVVTTFMSLDGVVEAPGGEEGFEHSGWVHSYANDDWLEYKLQEVLDSEALLIGRTTYESFAGAWPERDGEFADKINAMPKYVVSTTMTLADWNNTSVLSGHFRTEVDKVKAAHRGEIQVAGSRTVVNALKELDLVDEYHFMIFPIILGSGFGLFDEVEDTYALSYRTTQNFDNGVVVHTYARQR, encoded by the coding sequence ATGGGCAAAATTGTCGTCACCACGTTCATGTCCCTCGACGGAGTTGTTGAAGCTCCGGGCGGCGAAGAGGGATTCGAGCACTCAGGATGGGTGCACAGTTATGCCAACGACGACTGGCTTGAGTACAAATTGCAGGAAGTGCTGGATTCGGAAGCCTTGCTTATTGGGCGCACTACCTACGAGAGTTTCGCGGGAGCCTGGCCAGAACGCGACGGAGAGTTCGCAGACAAGATAAACGCGATGCCAAAGTATGTGGTAAGCACCACCATGACTTTGGCCGACTGGAACAACACCTCGGTCCTTTCGGGTCATTTTCGCACCGAAGTCGACAAGGTAAAAGCTGCGCATCGCGGTGAGATCCAGGTGGCTGGCAGTCGCACGGTCGTCAATGCGCTCAAAGAACTTGATCTGGTTGATGAGTATCACTTCATGATCTTTCCGATCATTCTTGGAAGTGGCTTTGGCCTCTTCGATGAGGTCGAGGACACCTACGCACTCAGTTATCGCACAACGCAGAACTTCGACAACGGCGTGGTTGTTCACACCTATGCGCGCCAGCGCTAA